The Spirosoma radiotolerans genome has a window encoding:
- the tssO gene encoding type VI secretion system TssO, with translation MKSLNHKEIRQAFNHFLTWFTSLLLVTIACVYSCVQTSSRQATQLIQQKEAFDRVIYTDAMLADKVDSLYTYMSLMNTNQSQDDQQLQRLVTRKKEEFTKLVNQQQKSQRYFVVYNRLFSHVNEMLLLKDSLNKSMMEEGDLRDELRGCLQQAVEKNRQAKRGRSTKAF, from the coding sequence ATGAAATCATTAAATCATAAAGAAATTAGGCAGGCGTTCAACCATTTTTTAACCTGGTTCACCAGTTTATTATTGGTTACGATCGCCTGTGTATACTCCTGTGTTCAAACGAGTTCCCGTCAGGCTACTCAGTTGATCCAGCAGAAAGAAGCGTTCGATCGGGTCATTTACACCGATGCGATGCTAGCCGACAAAGTTGACTCTTTGTATACTTACATGAGCCTGATGAACACCAATCAGAGCCAGGACGACCAGCAATTGCAGCGTCTGGTTACCCGAAAAAAAGAAGAATTCACCAAACTGGTTAATCAGCAACAAAAGAGTCAACGGTATTTCGTGGTGTATAACCGCTTATTTAGCCATGTAAATGAGATGCTCCTGTTAAAAGACTCACTCAACAAATCAATGATGGAAGAAGGTGACCTTCGGGATGAGTTACGGGGATGTCTTCAGCAGGCCGTAGAGAAGAATCGGCAGGCCAAACGGGGCCGAAGCACCAAAGCGTTTTAA
- the tssO gene encoding type VI secretion system TssO has product MNTFFRLTMRERRLQFLYLLAAISLLSVLVSWIAFRNKTYSSAESKYLSDQIKLKERILTSQLDNLPLLDSAYHSIVAYQPQINAVFIEVDIEDHLNEIRRLSGPQQEGTRFRTFAQIADFYRMMYVDKKLVWSKQSNISLFRKQLDDCSVGMFPGSAPGTAAAPPSISSR; this is encoded by the coding sequence ATGAATACTTTTTTTCGGCTCACAATGCGTGAACGGCGGCTTCAGTTTCTATACCTGCTGGCAGCCATCAGCCTGTTGTCCGTTCTGGTAAGCTGGATTGCTTTTCGTAATAAAACGTATTCCAGTGCAGAATCGAAATACCTGTCGGATCAGATCAAACTAAAAGAGCGGATTTTGACCAGTCAGCTCGATAATCTGCCGTTGCTCGATTCCGCTTATCATTCCATCGTTGCCTATCAGCCACAGATCAACGCCGTGTTTATTGAAGTTGATATTGAAGACCACCTGAATGAAATCCGCAGGCTATCGGGTCCCCAACAGGAAGGCACTCGGTTCCGGACCTTTGCGCAGATTGCGGACTTTTATCGAATGATGTACGTAGACAAAAAGCTGGTCTGGAGCAAGCAATCGAATATCAGCCTGTTTCGTAAACAGTTAGACGACTGTAGCGTCGGTATGTTCCCTGGTTCTGCGCCAGGTACGGCTGCCGCTCCGCCTTCCATCAGCTCCCGATAA
- a CDS encoding type VI secretion system baseplate subunit TssG, with protein sequence MSVLNQSSVSSPYFLDLLDVDFKAEILAASLASQQVAPERIIINPTGLYSRAYSKDIEDVRDWLLEGSTFIYNRIDTPREGLFDMLPQYLFFSPVESTNAGNVDQLLDDIRRDRDEEQQARLFFLPFDAELNYLRTLSVHYDNSVNHLDHAAVIIDQFAEQWPILKDMSRMQAGIFIQILPWLHVLRSNLPWFGRFLHLFFNVPVQIEIGRRRPESTRADSALTLANFRLGIDSVVSDHFSSDEHTIQINVGPVPDAQIADFLPHTQTITLLYKLTDYFLPVSSEVSISIITEPEALQPDTTFLGYNSFL encoded by the coding sequence ATGTCCGTTCTCAACCAATCCTCCGTTTCATCTCCTTATTTTCTTGACCTGCTCGATGTCGATTTTAAGGCCGAAATCCTGGCCGCTTCCCTGGCTAGTCAGCAAGTGGCTCCCGAACGGATCATTATCAATCCAACCGGGCTCTACAGCCGGGCGTATTCCAAAGATATCGAGGACGTCAGAGACTGGTTGCTGGAGGGTTCTACCTTTATCTACAACCGCATCGACACGCCCCGCGAGGGATTGTTCGATATGTTGCCCCAATATCTGTTTTTCAGCCCGGTTGAATCGACGAATGCCGGAAACGTTGACCAACTGCTCGACGATATTCGCCGGGATCGCGACGAAGAGCAACAGGCCCGCCTGTTTTTTCTGCCTTTCGACGCCGAACTGAATTATTTACGAACCTTATCCGTCCATTACGATAACTCCGTTAACCACCTGGACCATGCTGCGGTCATCATTGACCAATTTGCCGAGCAATGGCCTATTTTGAAGGACATGAGCCGGATGCAGGCCGGCATCTTCATTCAAATTCTACCCTGGCTCCATGTGCTTCGCAGCAATTTACCCTGGTTTGGCCGTTTCCTGCATCTTTTCTTCAATGTTCCGGTTCAGATTGAAATAGGTCGCCGACGCCCCGAATCAACGCGGGCTGACAGTGCCCTGACACTGGCTAACTTCCGGCTGGGTATCGACTCTGTCGTCAGTGACCATTTCAGTTCCGATGAGCACACCATACAGATTAACGTTGGTCCTGTTCCGGATGCGCAGATAGCTGACTTTTTGCCGCACACCCAGACGATTACGTTGTTGTATAAGCTCACAGATTATTTTTTGCCGGTCTCCAGTGAGGTGTCCATTTCCATTATCACGGAGCCGGAAGCTCTCCAGCCGGACACCACCTTTCTGGGTTATAATTCCTTTCTTTAA
- a CDS encoding outer membrane beta-barrel protein, with translation MRIFFWIVISSAVFVLVNRVAAQDSLNYNPLTLTQSTIIDAFTPVKWRMSGSAGYHRLLPKGYANDNLYLTHGFQASLSTDYFVGRYWGLGISMGYQNLAVSDLYKKDPGIPKFPTPRFVPVRSLNSFMLTIGPAFSLPLSQRVLLDIDLRGGLFYNEAPVLGAYLSSSFQDDPANGVFLTTVIPSDRRFRAGFNASAGIKYQLTQQMSAGLSATTSFSSFGYTLVGSTNNFNQKQVEMTTYGVQVGVSYRFLASQRTRVTPVTPATSPRPVCYPPILDPAQINEYYVGTTSQPVIRWRSSAPIYTEGERYSFRLYTLPGNKLVYEKTVQEPQLTWPAQLAIPDTSSYFFYSISTTRVDNFEQTCRSEPVVGTLGFYKRPSAEKTQPTAPREPAFTLKLYELRLVPLAKGATPQAKGTPKQSKLTKGRKPVQTKPVGQLAEPVDSIQTPVIRPDSVRADSIRLRPVQVDSVRSDSIRTDSTRSRSVRSDSVRTDSVRLDSIRADSVRARTIQTTPVPAATKVVFRLVYDGPIQEPDFTWPSLAPLPTQPTVYQYIISRVSNRQIVKNHYLLVEPDGCSTIIYEAAKNKRLQYNSPPRQPILKKSPN, from the coding sequence ATGCGTATATTTTTCTGGATTGTAATTAGTAGTGCTGTTTTCGTCCTGGTTAATCGTGTGGCGGCACAGGATTCACTAAACTATAACCCGTTAACACTCACCCAATCAACAATTATTGATGCCTTTACTCCTGTAAAGTGGCGGATGAGCGGCTCCGCTGGCTACCACAGGCTTCTCCCCAAAGGATATGCCAATGATAACCTTTACCTGACACACGGCTTTCAGGCCAGCCTATCGACGGATTATTTCGTCGGCCGGTACTGGGGGCTGGGAATTTCTATGGGGTACCAGAATCTGGCTGTCAGCGACTTATACAAGAAAGATCCGGGAATCCCGAAATTCCCTACTCCCCGCTTCGTACCGGTCAGATCTCTGAACAGCTTCATGCTGACCATCGGACCCGCCTTTTCGCTCCCGCTTAGTCAGCGAGTTCTGCTGGATATTGATCTACGGGGCGGGCTGTTTTATAATGAGGCTCCTGTGTTGGGGGCTTACCTGTCGAGCTCCTTTCAGGACGATCCAGCAAATGGGGTATTCCTTACCACAGTTATCCCCAGCGATCGACGGTTCAGGGCTGGCTTCAATGCCAGTGCGGGTATCAAATACCAGCTTACGCAACAAATGAGTGCCGGCCTGTCGGCTACGACCTCCTTCAGTTCGTTTGGGTATACGCTGGTGGGTAGCACAAATAACTTCAACCAGAAACAGGTCGAAATGACAACGTATGGCGTTCAGGTTGGGGTGTCGTATCGGTTTTTGGCATCGCAGCGGACGCGCGTCACGCCTGTTACTCCGGCAACCAGTCCGAGGCCCGTTTGTTATCCGCCCATTCTGGACCCGGCTCAGATTAACGAATATTATGTTGGAACGACCAGCCAGCCCGTTATCCGATGGCGGAGTAGCGCGCCAATTTATACCGAAGGAGAACGGTATTCCTTCCGGCTCTACACGTTGCCAGGTAATAAACTAGTCTACGAAAAGACGGTTCAGGAGCCGCAATTGACCTGGCCAGCGCAACTGGCCATACCCGACACATCGAGCTATTTCTTTTATTCGATTTCGACAACCCGGGTTGATAACTTTGAGCAGACATGCCGAAGTGAGCCCGTTGTTGGCACGCTGGGCTTTTATAAGCGGCCATCGGCCGAGAAGACGCAGCCAACAGCTCCCCGTGAACCTGCCTTTACCCTAAAATTGTACGAACTGCGGTTAGTACCCTTAGCCAAGGGAGCTACCCCGCAGGCAAAGGGCACCCCTAAACAGTCGAAGCTCACCAAAGGCAGAAAACCCGTTCAGACAAAACCGGTTGGTCAACTAGCGGAGCCGGTTGATTCGATACAGACGCCTGTCATACGTCCGGATTCGGTACGGGCCGACTCCATTCGATTACGTCCCGTACAGGTCGATTCGGTCCGTTCTGACTCGATTCGAACCGATTCTACCCGATCCCGTTCCGTCCGGTCGGATTCGGTTCGTACCGATTCCGTCCGTCTGGACTCCATACGGGCTGATTCTGTTCGGGCCAGAACCATACAGACCACCCCCGTTCCAGCCGCGACCAAGGTTGTATTCAGACTTGTTTATGACGGACCCATTCAGGAGCCTGACTTTACCTGGCCAAGCCTGGCCCCATTACCAACTCAACCAACTGTTTATCAGTATATAATAAGCCGTGTTAGTAATCGCCAGATTGTGAAAAATCATTACCTGCTTGTTGAGCCCGACGGTTGCTCAACGATCATCTACGAAGCCGCCAAAAATAAGCGATTGCAATACAACAGCCCACCCAGGCAGCCAATACTAAAGAAATCACCTAACTAG